One genomic segment of Patescibacteria group bacterium includes these proteins:
- a CDS encoding SipW-dependent-type signal peptide-containing protein, which translates to MKKILVSLSIIGVVAAVVIGATSAYFSDTETSTGNTLTAGTLDLQVVFPYGGEPYAGFPGTQTYNGENIPPVEINDVKPGDEGVLRYHINNIGTIGGEISITLSNVTNSPGATPEPELTPDNGELGANLVINIWYGDEGEYPDYSNHVVTDTIINDLNNIKYLLGDLTAEGDPTTTDGKDIMIEWKLPLSVGNEVQGDIVTFDIDLNLEQKD; encoded by the coding sequence ATGAAAAAGATACTTGTTAGTTTAAGTATTATTGGAGTTGTTGCTGCAGTGGTTATTGGAGCAACGAGCGCTTATTTTTCTGATACTGAAACCAGCACTGGGAATACTCTCACCGCTGGGACTTTAGATTTACAAGTGGTATTTCCGTATGGCGGGGAACCTTATGCTGGTTTTCCCGGAACCCAAACTTATAATGGAGAGAATATTCCTCCAGTTGAAATTAACGATGTAAAGCCAGGAGATGAAGGCGTATTAAGATACCATATCAATAATATTGGTACTATTGGAGGAGAGATTTCAATAACCTTATCTAATGTAACTAACTCTCCTGGTGCTACTCCAGAACCAGAACTCACCCCTGATAATGGAGAATTAGGGGCTAATTTAGTGATAAATATTTGGTATGGAGATGAAGGTGAGTACCCAGATTATTCAAACCATGTTGTTACGGACACTATCATTAACGATTTAAATAACATCAAATATTTGCTTGGTGATTTAACGGCAGAAGGCGACCCAACCACTACTGATGGCAAAGACATTATGATTGAGTGGAAATTACCTTTAAGCGTTGGGAATGAGGTTCAAGGAGATATTGTCACTTTTGATATTGATTTAAACCTGGAACAAAAAGATTAG
- a CDS encoding lamin tail domain-containing protein — protein MKRLKKRKPKKQNRGVMKKSILRIVVVLLIMGLNWTGLLAIGRTLAYFNDTENTLENNLSVGTLDIVLDPAGVYVSGLMYPSDETSTSINFSSVGSIPIKYFSKILPLTGNTDPCVYVNLSATDGTQNYSESLLEFVSTTATPEGPVNWDYTFTIASSAPPAVWGKTCYFKWSFTAWDKDMAEPNSGFIDIEEKSGGIKIGKTIVLNEILANPIGPDDAYKPNGEWVELYNNSNIDINVAGWVVYDSDDEHKLYITAGNTNTGSTIVPAHGFLVVYRDGDSDFTIDDDIETIRLYTGYPVSSSILIDSYSYSDEKPEGYSYARIPDGVGAWVDPIPTPGGPNVLDNKDDITFSELVEEFMDSNGGTGDLIEELEELEEPMDIEIVTEPEISTVSELPEDSIIETTTSSTEEVIVIEEEPEPELEPEQETGEIEEEIIQEESLIEEETPTGEEEILEEEPVVEGEEPIEEEPDPEPEPLKEPDPEPEPEPEPEPEPEPEPEPEPEPELNNNDNTENE, from the coding sequence ATGAAGAGATTAAAAAAAAGAAAGCCAAAAAAGCAGAATAGGGGAGTTATGAAAAAATCTATTTTGAGAATAGTTGTAGTTTTGCTAATCATGGGTCTCAATTGGACCGGTCTTTTAGCTATTGGCAGAACCCTCGCTTATTTTAACGATACTGAAAATACCTTAGAAAATAATCTTTCTGTTGGAACTTTAGATATTGTGCTGGACCCAGCCGGGGTTTATGTTTCAGGTTTGATGTATCCATCTGATGAAACATCCACTTCAATTAATTTTTCAAGTGTTGGGAGTATTCCCATCAAATATTTTTCAAAAATACTTCCTTTGACGGGAAATACGGATCCCTGCGTTTATGTCAATCTGAGTGCCACAGACGGCACACAAAATTATTCCGAGTCGTTGCTTGAATTTGTTTCCACCACTGCCACGCCAGAAGGACCTGTCAATTGGGATTATACGTTTACGATTGCTTCTTCGGCGCCGCCCGCTGTTTGGGGCAAGACCTGTTATTTCAAATGGTCTTTTACTGCCTGGGACAAGGATATGGCGGAGCCGAACAGTGGATTTATTGACATTGAGGAAAAATCCGGAGGCATAAAGATTGGCAAGACGATTGTTCTTAATGAAATTCTGGCAAATCCCATTGGGCCTGACGATGCCTATAAACCGAACGGCGAATGGGTGGAGCTTTACAACAACAGCAATATTGACATTAATGTTGCCGGCTGGGTTGTTTACGACTCTGATGACGAGCATAAACTTTACATAACAGCCGGAAATACCAATACCGGATCCACAATAGTGCCGGCGCACGGATTTTTGGTTGTCTATCGCGACGGAGACAGCGATTTTACCATTGACGATGACATAGAGACAATAAGGCTATATACCGGCTATCCTGTTTCTTCTTCAATTTTGATTGATTCTTATTCATATAGCGACGAGAAACCGGAGGGATATTCTTACGCCCGCATTCCGGATGGAGTGGGCGCATGGGTAGATCCAATTCCTACGCCTGGAGGACCAAATGTTTTAGATAATAAAGATGATATTACGTTCTCTGAACTTGTAGAAGAGTTTATGGATTCTAATGGAGGAACAGGAGATTTAATAGAGGAATTAGAAGAGTTAGAAGAGCCGATGGACATAGAGATAGTAACAGAGCCAGAAATAAGTACGGTAAGTGAACTCCCAGAGGATAGCATTATTGAAACAACCACTTCTTCTACAGAAGAAGTTATAGTTATAGAAGAAGAACCCGAGCCAGAGCTTGAACCAGAGCAGGAAACAGGAGAAATAGAGGAAGAAATTATTCAAGAAGAATCATTGATTGAAGAAGAAACTCCTACTGGAGAAGAGGAGATTCTTGAGGAAGAACCTGTTGTTGAGGGAGAAGAGCCAATTGAAGAGGAACCCGATCCCGAACCGGAACCATTAAAAGAGCCTGACCCCGAACCCGAACCTGAACCGGAACCAGAGCCAGAGCCAGAACCAGAACCAGAGCCAGAGCCAGAGCCCGAATTAAACAATAACGATAATACAGAAAATGAATAA
- a CDS encoding signal peptidase I: MKPFKIIYYIIIAFIGAIAVLLVVSVFPITGNYKVMIVQSGSMAPEIKMGSIVMVKPTDDYKIGEVITFQVGRNKEPITHRIHDIKVVGGEPRYITKGDANNAPDQREISQREIVGKVLFDIPYLGYVVDFAQKPIGFSLIIIIPGAVIIFDEARKIYEEIKKKKAKKAE; the protein is encoded by the coding sequence ATGAAACCATTTAAAATAATATATTACATTATTATTGCTTTTATTGGAGCAATTGCAGTTTTGTTGGTGGTTTCAGTTTTTCCCATTACTGGGAATTATAAAGTAATGATTGTTCAGTCAGGTTCAATGGCGCCAGAAATTAAGATGGGAAGTATAGTGATGGTAAAACCAACAGATGATTATAAGATTGGCGAGGTAATTACTTTTCAAGTGGGAAGGAACAAAGAGCCAATTACTCACCGAATTCACGATATCAAAGTTGTTGGGGGCGAGCCCCGCTATATTACCAAAGGTGATGCAAACAATGCCCCAGACCAGAGGGAGATTTCCCAGAGAGAGATTGTTGGCAAGGTTTTATTTGATATTCCTTATTTAGGATATGTAGTAGATTTTGCTCAAAAGCCCATTGGTTTTAGTTTAATTATTATTATTCCGGGTGCTGTCATTATTTTTGATGAAGCAAGGAAAATTTATGAAGAGATTAAAAAAAAGAAAGCCAAAAAAGCAGAATAG